DNA from Arthrobacter sp. FW305-BF8:
AATGGCCGACCCGGGAAAGGCTGTGACGTTCCGCGTACCGGGCGGCACGGCCTGGAACTTCGGAGCGGGAGAGGTCGCGGCGTCGGTCACAGCAGCGCCGCAGGAAATGTACTTGGGCCTCTGGGGCCGCGCCAGCCTTTCCGGAACGGCTGTGCTCGACGGCGACGTAGGACTCGCGTTGCGCGTCATCCGCGGTCCGCTGACGCCGTAAACGATCCGTCACCGTTCGCAGTGGACGTCTTCGCGCACCCGCTCAGACCGGTCAACGGCGCACGCGATAGCGCAGGTGAAGCACCCTGTTGCCCTGAATCACCACGTCAGGATCCTCCAACAGGTGCTGCGCGTGGACCGACCCGAAGTAGCGCTTGCCGGAGCCGAACACGACGGGTACGACGTCCATGCGCACCTCGTCGACCAGGCCCGCGGCAAGCACCTGGCCACCGACGTCGCCAGCAGCGACCTCGACCATGCGGTCACCCGCAAGCTCCTGCGCCTTGGCCACGGCTGCCTCGACGCCGTCGACGAAGTGAAATGGCGCCTCTGGGTCCCAGCCCTCAGGCTCCGGCCGGTGCGTCACGACGACCATGTAGTCGATCCCGCCTGGGGGCTTCCCGTCCCAACCGTCCGTCATGTCGAAGACGTGGCGGCCGACGACGGTCGCCCCGATCTGGTCCCAGTACGGCCGGGTGTAGTCGTAGGACGCCTGCGACACCTTCAATACGCCACTCTCATCCAACGGCACGTCCCCGCTGGTCAACCAGTCGAACAAGGGCCCGGGCTGGTCGTTCTCGTCGGCGATGAAGCCGTCCACCGACACCGAGCTGTACATGACCACCTTGCCCATGGGGCTCTCCTCTGCTTTCGGGTGCCCTCAGATTAGTTGCTCTTCGCTGCTGGTGGCGGGTTGACCTGCTTGAGGGTGTTCACGCAACGACGGTAGTTGCGCTCATTGCGGAAGCTGCAGCCTGGCCGGCAAGAGCTGAGGAAGCGTTCGGCATGAAGCGACGAAAGCTGAGGACGCGTTCGGCAGGAAGCGACGAAAAGTGAGGAAGCGTGCGGGGACCTGGAACCCTTCCTCACATCCCGTCGCTTCAAACCCAGACCCTTCCTCACGTCCCGTCGCCCAAACCGCAACGGTTCTGCAGTCCGCAGAAACGATTGGGTTTTAGGCCACCAGGGCTGGACGCGGCCCTACGAGATCTTGCGCCGGTAGACGGCCATGGCGAAGACGTAGGCCAAAACGAGGATCCCGACGCACCATGCCAGGGCGACCCAAATGTCGACGCCGACCGGCCGTTGCGCGAACAGGTCCTGGATAGTGTTGACGATCGACGTGACCGGCTGGTTTTCAGCGAAGGCCCGCACAGGACCCGGCATGGTGGCCGTAGGGACGAAGGCTGAACTGATGAACGGCAGGAAGATCAGCGGGTAGGAGAAGCCGCCGGCGCCGTCTACGGACTTCCCCGACAGGCCGGCGATCACCGCGATCCAGGTGAGTGCAAGGGTGAACAGCGTGAGGATTCCGACGACGGCGAGCCACTCCAGCGGGCCTGCAGACGTCCGGAAGCCCATGAGGAGGGCAACCAGCACGATAATCACGAGCGAGAGCCCGTTGGCCGCAAGCGACGTCAGGACATGGGCCCACAGCACGGACGAGCGGGCGATCGGCATGGACTGGAACCGCTCGAAAATGCCGCTCTTCATGTCGGTGAACAAACGGACGGCGGTGTACGCGATGCCCGACGCGATCGCGATCAGCATGATCCCGGGAAGCAGGTAATTGATGTAGTTGTCAGTGTCTGTCCGGATGGCGCCGCCGAACACGTAGACGAACAGCAGCATGAGTGCGATCGGCGTGATTGCGGTAGTGATGATCGTGTCCACGCTGCGGAAGATGTGGCGCATCGATCGGCCCAGCAAAAGGGCCGTGTCGCCGAAGAAGTGCGTGCTCATGACTGCTCCCTACTCAAGGTGACGTAGTCCTTCCCCACCAGCGCGAGGAAGATGTCCTCCAGGGACGGCTGCTTTTCGACGTACTGAATTTCCGCCGGCGGCAGGAGTTGCTTCAGCTCGCCCAACGTCCCATCAGCGATGATCCGCCCCTCATGAAGAATGGCGATCCGGTCCGCGAGCTGCTCGGCCTCGTCGAGGTACTGCGTGGTGAGCAGAACGGTTGTCCCCTGCTTGGCCAGATCCTGAACAACCTGCCACACTTCGATGCGCGCTTCGGGGTCCAGCCCCGTCGTCGGCTCGTCGAGAAAGATCACCTTCGGCTGCCCGATCAGACTCATGGCGATGTCGAGGCGGCGGCGCATGCCTCCGGAATATGTGGACACTTTCCGGTGTCCTGCATCGGCGAGGTTGAAGCGTGCCAGCAGATCATCGGCCACTTTGCCGGGGTCCTTCAGGTGCCGCAACTTGGCCACCAGCACCAGGTTCTCCCAGCCGGAGAGGATTTCGTCGACCGCCGCGAACTGTCCGGTCAGACTGATGGATTCCCGGACCCGGAGCGGATCTGAAGAAACGTCGAAGCCGTTCACGGTGGCTGTGCCGCCGTCGGGCTTTAACAGTGTGGACAGAATCCTCACCATTGTGGTCTTACCTGCTCCGTTCGAGCCGAGGAGCGCGAAGATGCTGCCCGGCGCCACGTCGAAGTCCACGCCCCGCAGCACCTGCAAAGACTTGTAGGACTTCTCCATGCCCCGCACGCGAATAGCAGGATCGGCTGAAGCGATGTGGCTCATGGGACTTCCTCCTTCGCAACGCTCTCGATTGCCTCGTTGAGCCGCTTCCGTTCCTTGTTGATCCACTGCCCCTCCGAGTAGTTCTGGAGGAATGTCTCCGCGAACTCCACAGGGTCGTCCCCGACGATGTCCCGGATCGGGGCTCCGTT
Protein-coding regions in this window:
- a CDS encoding dihydrofolate reductase family protein, with the protein product MGKVVMYSSVSVDGFIADENDQPGPLFDWLTSGDVPLDESGVLKVSQASYDYTRPYWDQIGATVVGRHVFDMTDGWDGKPPGGIDYMVVVTHRPEPEGWDPEAPFHFVDGVEAAVAKAQELAGDRMVEVAAGDVGGQVLAAGLVDEVRMDVVPVVFGSGKRYFGSVHAQHLLEDPDVVIQGNRVLHLRYRVRR
- a CDS encoding ABC transporter ATP-binding protein, translated to MSHIASADPAIRVRGMEKSYKSLQVLRGVDFDVAPGSIFALLGSNGAGKTTMVRILSTLLKPDGGTATVNGFDVSSDPLRVRESISLTGQFAAVDEILSGWENLVLVAKLRHLKDPGKVADDLLARFNLADAGHRKVSTYSGGMRRRLDIAMSLIGQPKVIFLDEPTTGLDPEARIEVWQVVQDLAKQGTTVLLTTQYLDEAEQLADRIAILHEGRIIADGTLGELKQLLPPAEIQYVEKQPSLEDIFLALVGKDYVTLSREQS
- a CDS encoding ABC transporter permease, with the protein product MSTHFFGDTALLLGRSMRHIFRSVDTIITTAITPIALMLLFVYVFGGAIRTDTDNYINYLLPGIMLIAIASGIAYTAVRLFTDMKSGIFERFQSMPIARSSVLWAHVLTSLAANGLSLVIIVLVALLMGFRTSAGPLEWLAVVGILTLFTLALTWIAVIAGLSGKSVDGAGGFSYPLIFLPFISSAFVPTATMPGPVRAFAENQPVTSIVNTIQDLFAQRPVGVDIWVALAWCVGILVLAYVFAMAVYRRKIS